One genomic region from Candidatus Endomicrobiellum trichonymphae encodes:
- a CDS encoding 3'-5' exonuclease produces MKYQSAVKLLFKKLPDNLVFLDIETTGLDPEKGANIVEIAMLKVCGGIEERYESLVNPGLPIPSECSKVHAIYDDMIKNSPSFDEIAGNVFSFIGHSVVVCHNAPFDLLFVCRELYLAGVPVKNIRYIDTLKLARQYFSFDSNKLGNIADAIGIEAELRHRAMADVLTMFSVAKYIFANMYRKDINMIEPSVYKYNPD; encoded by the coding sequence ATGAAATATCAATCTGCCGTAAAACTGCTTTTTAAAAAATTGCCCGATAATTTAGTTTTTTTAGATATCGAAACTACAGGACTTGATCCCGAAAAAGGCGCGAATATAGTTGAAATCGCAATGCTTAAAGTGTGTGGCGGTATTGAAGAGAGATATGAAAGTCTTGTAAATCCGGGTCTGCCAATACCTTCGGAATGTTCTAAAGTCCATGCTATTTACGACGATATGATAAAAAATTCGCCGTCTTTTGACGAGATTGCGGGGAATGTATTTTCTTTTATCGGACACAGCGTTGTCGTATGTCACAACGCTCCTTTTGATTTACTTTTTGTCTGCAGAGAACTTTACCTGGCAGGAGTGCCTGTAAAAAATATCCGCTATATAGACACTTTAAAACTTGCAAGACAGTATTTCAGTTTTGATTCAAATAAACTTGGCAATATAGCGGATGCTATAGGCATTGAAGCGGAATTGAGACACAGGGCAATGGCAGATGTTTTGACAATGTTTTCGGTCGCAAAATATATATTTGCAAATATGTATAGAAAAGATATAAATATGATAGAGCCTTCCGTATATAAATACAATCCTGATTAA
- a CDS encoding MBL fold metallo-hydrolase: MKKIASAIFSFFLFIPAVFAGVSVTPYGAASTVSGSCFLLETENSKFLIDCGLFMPEESGSAGGETAKLKNLRIQDELIEAEALFLTHAHLDHSGRIPLLIHRGFKGKIYSTQATKELALTLFKERNGFDLIERKWFWSKSQREKARYANNGKVVAHWTDDCKKNIKSAEYSDTEISLKDLEARESVEFLLCKNCCKEETEKIEKQFATVKYDRDIKISDNFTAKLINAGHVPGSACFVFTIDNKKILFSGDLGSGYSRFNGEFDIPEKVDLVFMEATYAECRHKVGMEQYELFRNDLKKALAAGKTVWIPALSFNRTQKVLYELKLMQDDGSLSKKIPVYSISPCANAITALYQKEAAKKKDESEKSAISSYWFLDGVYKNGSILPKSVRLQTMGNYASNIILISSSGDMDKGRSEHLVPTMSIRKDVFIIIVNYVSPESNAGLLLQNKKTRSGTKSFAKIKKYDVFSDHADFEMLQKWLSNQDKNNVKIYIIHSNDKNTQNMIKLLKSKGCKGVNGAKAGESVKLGF; the protein is encoded by the coding sequence ATGAAAAAAATAGCTTCAGCGATCTTTTCTTTTTTTTTGTTTATACCCGCAGTTTTTGCAGGTGTGTCTGTAACTCCCTATGGAGCGGCTTCGACCGTTTCGGGCAGCTGTTTTCTTTTGGAGACGGAAAATTCAAAATTCCTTATCGACTGCGGTCTTTTTATGCCTGAGGAAAGCGGTTCTGCCGGCGGTGAAACTGCAAAATTAAAAAATCTGCGGATTCAAGATGAGCTTATTGAAGCAGAAGCGCTTTTTTTGACGCATGCGCATTTAGATCACAGCGGCAGAATTCCGCTTTTAATACACAGGGGGTTTAAAGGTAAAATTTATTCGACTCAAGCTACGAAAGAACTTGCTTTGACTCTTTTCAAAGAGAGAAATGGATTTGATTTGATAGAGCGAAAATGGTTCTGGTCGAAAAGTCAAAGAGAAAAAGCGCGCTACGCTAACAACGGCAAAGTTGTAGCGCACTGGACCGACGACTGTAAAAAAAATATAAAATCCGCTGAGTATTCTGACACTGAGATTTCTTTAAAAGACTTGGAAGCGAGAGAAAGCGTTGAATTTTTATTATGTAAAAACTGTTGTAAAGAAGAAACTGAAAAGATAGAAAAACAATTTGCTACAGTTAAATATGACAGGGATATCAAAATTTCCGATAACTTTACAGCAAAACTTATAAATGCCGGACATGTGCCGGGTTCCGCCTGTTTTGTTTTTACGATTGACAATAAGAAAATTTTGTTTTCCGGAGATTTGGGAAGCGGTTATTCGAGGTTTAACGGCGAGTTTGATATTCCGGAAAAGGTCGATTTAGTTTTTATGGAGGCGACTTATGCTGAATGCCGGCATAAAGTAGGCATGGAACAATACGAACTTTTCAGAAATGATTTGAAAAAAGCTCTCGCAGCAGGAAAAACTGTCTGGATACCCGCTTTATCTTTTAACAGAACGCAGAAAGTTTTGTACGAACTAAAGCTTATGCAGGATGACGGCAGCCTGTCAAAGAAAATACCGGTTTATTCTATTTCTCCCTGCGCAAACGCCATAACGGCTTTATACCAGAAAGAAGCCGCAAAAAAAAAGGATGAATCTGAAAAATCGGCGATTAGCAGCTACTGGTTTTTAGATGGCGTGTATAAGAATGGTTCGATTCTCCCTAAAAGTGTAAGGCTGCAGACAATGGGGAATTATGCTTCTAATATAATTTTAATTTCCTCCAGCGGCGATATGGATAAAGGAAGATCAGAACATCTTGTGCCTACAATGTCGATAAGGAAAGATGTTTTTATAATAATAGTAAATTACGTGAGTCCCGAAAGCAATGCAGGACTTCTGCTTCAAAATAAAAAAACCCGTTCAGGAACGAAGAGTTTTGCAAAAATAAAAAAATATGATGTTTTTTCAGATCATGCTGATTTTGAAATGTTGCAGAAATGGCTTTCAAATCAGGATAAAAATAATGTTAAAATATACATAATACATTCAAATGATAAAAATACACAGAATATGATAAAACTCTTGAAAAGTAAAGGCTGTAAAGGAGTAAACGGCGCAAAAGCCGGAGAATCGGTAAAATTAGGATTTTAA
- a CDS encoding DUF4411 family protein: MEKLNLRIKKKVLIPNVCKTFKVECINTFDMLKELKESL, encoded by the coding sequence ATGGAAAAACTTAATTTGCGTATAAAGAAAAAAGTGCTAATCCCCAATGTTTGCAAAACTTTCAAAGTTGAATGCATTAATACATTTGATATGTTGAAAGAATTAAAAGAGTCTCTTTAA
- a CDS encoding ImmA/IrrE family metallo-endopeptidase, with protein MFTIAHELAHLWLNTGRIFNLDKMHPGKEEIEIRCSNIAAEFLAPESEFRKLWEENQYRFDSISESFKVNPIVCAIR; from the coding sequence ATGTTTACTATTGCCCACGAACTTGCTCATTTATGGTTGAATACAGGCAGGATATTTAATCTCGACAAAATGCATCCCGGCAAAGAAGAAATCGAAATAAGATGCAGTAATATTGCAGCTGAATTTTTAGCTCCTGAATCTGAATTTCGTAAATTGTGGGAAGAGAATCAATATAGGTTTGACAGCATATCGGAGAGTTTTAAGGTAAATCCTATAGTTTGCGCAATCAGATAA
- a CDS encoding histidinol phosphate phosphatase domain-containing protein, with protein MIDLHTHTFFSDGVLSPSELVYRAKYKGYTAIALTDHIDCSNMKTVIAGITKVAKILTENYDILVLPGAELTYIPPKLIKDSAAKCRKLGAEIIIVHGETVAETVPPKTNIYAVEAGVDILAHPGHLSEEEAGIAAENNVKIEITSRKGHNVTNKEVAEVALKKKAKLVLNTDTHSPENLLSKELIAKVLSDAGLSSNYYDIMQKNSLEIIESKRIQ; from the coding sequence ATGATAGATTTACATACACATACTTTTTTTTCGGACGGCGTTTTAAGTCCTTCTGAACTTGTTTACAGAGCAAAATACAAAGGCTATACTGCCATTGCACTTACAGATCATATCGATTGTTCCAACATGAAAACTGTTATTGCGGGCATAACTAAAGTTGCAAAAATACTGACGGAAAACTATGATATTCTTGTCCTGCCGGGAGCAGAGCTCACCTATATTCCTCCAAAACTTATAAAAGACTCCGCTGCCAAATGCAGAAAACTAGGAGCTGAAATTATCATCGTTCACGGTGAGACCGTAGCTGAAACTGTGCCTCCGAAAACAAATATATACGCTGTTGAAGCAGGCGTCGATATATTGGCGCATCCGGGACATTTGTCCGAAGAGGAAGCCGGTATTGCGGCTGAAAATAACGTCAAAATAGAAATCACCTCAAGAAAAGGACACAATGTAACAAATAAGGAAGTTGCGGAAGTTGCACTTAAAAAAAAAGCAAAACTTGTTTTAAATACCGACACTCACAGTCCAGAAAATCTTTTGAGTAAAGAACTTATAGCGAAGGTTTTGTCGGATGCGGGTCTGTCGTCTAATTATTATGACATTATGCAAAAGAATTCTCTTGAAATTATTGAAAGCAAAAGGATTCAATGA
- a CDS encoding tetratricopeptide repeat protein produces MHSISDRKSIGGTISGFVVKQAKGNKTKFFAVVAFALTIIFIGIFILRLHAFEEASSAKLAAAYASFMHGDKKSGTALIDEMIAKFPKTSAAYHARLIKADFLTEILEYDEALKILTETVNNGKSDAIKSLAHARIIYIYDSKKDYLNAALVSKEFIAKYPDHFLTRDIYLNLAEYYILSGSKDEAAEVFNEVLVNFPATRAAESARNRFNQIK; encoded by the coding sequence ATGCATTCTATATCAGACAGAAAATCGATCGGAGGAACAATTTCGGGGTTTGTCGTAAAACAGGCTAAAGGAAATAAAACTAAATTCTTTGCGGTTGTAGCTTTTGCTCTGACAATAATTTTTATAGGAATATTTATTTTGAGACTTCACGCGTTTGAAGAAGCGTCATCTGCAAAACTGGCTGCGGCTTACGCATCTTTTATGCATGGTGACAAAAAAAGCGGAACTGCTCTTATAGACGAAATGATAGCGAAGTTTCCAAAAACTTCCGCCGCCTATCATGCAAGACTTATTAAAGCTGATTTTCTCACTGAAATTCTCGAATATGATGAAGCTCTAAAGATTTTAACTGAAACTGTAAACAACGGAAAATCCGATGCTATAAAATCGCTTGCACACGCAAGGATTATTTACATTTATGACTCTAAAAAAGATTATCTTAACGCCGCACTTGTTTCAAAAGAATTTATCGCCAAATACCCCGACCATTTTCTTACAAGGGATATTTATCTGAATTTGGCTGAGTATTATATTCTTTCCGGCTCAAAAGACGAGGCGGCGGAAGTTTTTAACGAAGTGTTGGTAAACTTTCCTGCAACGCGGGCAGCGGAGAGTGCCCGCAATAGATTTAACCAGATTAAGTAA
- the gcvH gene encoding glycine cleavage system protein GcvH, giving the protein MNIPQDLKYTKTHEWVKIDGNKAKVGITDFAQYEITDVVHVELPEIGKQVKKAQPAAVVESVKSAFDIYSPLSGKILEVNDSVLRSPEVINQSPYENGYLFIIEFTDEKEIADLLEADSYKNLI; this is encoded by the coding sequence ATGAATATTCCACAAGATTTAAAGTATACTAAAACCCATGAATGGGTAAAAATTGACGGCAACAAAGCTAAAGTCGGCATAACTGACTTTGCCCAATATGAAATTACAGACGTCGTACACGTGGAACTCCCTGAGATAGGCAAACAGGTTAAAAAAGCACAGCCCGCAGCCGTTGTAGAATCCGTAAAATCCGCTTTTGACATATACAGTCCGTTAAGTGGCAAAATACTTGAGGTAAACGACAGTGTTTTGAGAAGTCCCGAAGTCATAAATCAGTCGCCGTATGAAAACGGCTATTTATTCATAATTGAATTTACAGATGAAAAAGAGATTGCCGATCTGCTTGAAGCAGACAGCTATAAAAATTTAATTTAA